In Ficedula albicollis isolate OC2 chromosome 19, FicAlb1.5, whole genome shotgun sequence, one DNA window encodes the following:
- the TTC19 gene encoding tetratricopeptide repeat protein 19, mitochondrial isoform X1, with translation MKGELAQAEQLLHQALRRAHQQDNRQAIIYTYSMMGNVAYMQGQLDNAEKLYKATMSYMLAGDTKEDDNAILEMSLKLASIYAAQKQHKLAVAGYQFCILTLEEKIAKQKDLPEDVLSAEEKANTQLLLGMSLDSYARYLLNINELPAAQKMYEKALQISKDVQGETHPQSVVLMNDLATVLDAQGRYEEAHTYSRRAAELARDTRHPEEYVVLNNLAAILMHKEDFLQAKQVYKEALKQAQQKGDAASVQHIQEELAELAKRRKGSKPRLLAGSAKE, from the exons ATGAAGGGGGAGCTGGCCCAGGccgagcagctcctgcaccagGCCCTGCGCCGGGCGCACCAGCAGGACAACAGGCAGGCCATCATCTACACCTACAGCATG ATGGGGAACGTGGCTTACATGCAGGGACAGCTGGACAAT GCAGAAAAGCTCTACAAAGCAACTATGAGCTATATGCTTGCAGGGGACACGAAGGAG GATGACAACGCCATCCTTGAGATGTCCCTCAAGCTGGCCAGTATCTATGCTGCTCAGAAACA GCACAAATTAGCTGTAGCTGGATACCAGTTCTGCATCCTGACCTTAGAGGAGAAGATTGCCAAGCAGAAGGACTTGCCTGAGGATGTATTATCAG ctgaagaaaaggccaacacccagctcctgcttggGATGAGCCTGGACTCCTACGCCCGCTACCTGCTGAACATCAAcgagctcccagcagcacagaaaatgtatGAGAAGGCTCTGCAGATATCAAAAGATGTTCAGGGAGAGACTCATCCACAG AGTGTGGTGCTGATGAATGACCTGGCCACGGTGCTGGACGCTCAGGGACGCTATGAGGAGGCACACACCTacagcaggagggcagcagagctggcaaggGACACTCGGCACCCCGAGGAGTACGTGGTGCTCAATAACCTGGCAGCAATCCTGATGCACAAAG AAGATTTCCTGCAAGCAAAACAAGTGTACAAAGAAGCTCTCaagcaggcacagcagaaggGAGATGCTGCTTCTGTCCAGCATATCCAGGAGGAACTAGCTGAGCTGGCCAAGAGGAGAAAGGGCTCCAA
- the TTC19 gene encoding tetratricopeptide repeat protein 19, mitochondrial isoform X2 encodes MSYMLAGDTKEDDNAILEMSLKLASIYAAQKQHKLAVAGYQFCILTLEEKIAKQKDLPEDVLSAEEKANTQLLLGMSLDSYARYLLNINELPAAQKMYEKALQISKDVQGETHPQSVVLMNDLATVLDAQGRYEEAHTYSRRAAELARDTRHPEEYVVLNNLAAILMHKEDFLQAKQVYKEALKQAQQKGDAASVQHIQEELAELAKRRKGSKPRLLAGSAKE; translated from the exons ATGAGCTATATGCTTGCAGGGGACACGAAGGAG GATGACAACGCCATCCTTGAGATGTCCCTCAAGCTGGCCAGTATCTATGCTGCTCAGAAACA GCACAAATTAGCTGTAGCTGGATACCAGTTCTGCATCCTGACCTTAGAGGAGAAGATTGCCAAGCAGAAGGACTTGCCTGAGGATGTATTATCAG ctgaagaaaaggccaacacccagctcctgcttggGATGAGCCTGGACTCCTACGCCCGCTACCTGCTGAACATCAAcgagctcccagcagcacagaaaatgtatGAGAAGGCTCTGCAGATATCAAAAGATGTTCAGGGAGAGACTCATCCACAG AGTGTGGTGCTGATGAATGACCTGGCCACGGTGCTGGACGCTCAGGGACGCTATGAGGAGGCACACACCTacagcaggagggcagcagagctggcaaggGACACTCGGCACCCCGAGGAGTACGTGGTGCTCAATAACCTGGCAGCAATCCTGATGCACAAAG AAGATTTCCTGCAAGCAAAACAAGTGTACAAAGAAGCTCTCaagcaggcacagcagaaggGAGATGCTGCTTCTGTCCAGCATATCCAGGAGGAACTAGCTGAGCTGGCCAAGAGGAGAAAGGGCTCCAA